A section of the Metabacillus endolithicus genome encodes:
- a CDS encoding sugar phosphate isomerase/epimerase family protein has translation MKLAYPFGTKETMAPLLGYRGDEEEVFKLLKELGYSAVELFIRNPRLIDSSQFERSVIKTGIEIAGIGTGPVVSDDKLTFTDEEKVIRKEAVNRTKEIIEFASHFGKQVFVGKLRGNINKNNPDQSWKWMCESLEQICEHAEKYQVNVALEPQNSDVINNLNRTQEALRFVKDLNLPNLSLMLDVYHMNFEDQSISNNFFNAKDHFIHIHIADSNRQAPGNDKMNFKEIINTLRAINYSNYITLEISQGTSSYREAKASIEYLKTVGV, from the coding sequence TTGAAGTTAGCTTATCCTTTTGGTACAAAGGAAACTATGGCTCCCCTTTTAGGCTATCGTGGAGATGAGGAAGAAGTGTTCAAACTTCTTAAAGAACTAGGGTATTCTGCAGTAGAACTATTTATTCGTAATCCTAGACTGATTGATTCATCGCAATTTGAAAGATCAGTTATTAAGACAGGAATTGAAATAGCTGGAATTGGAACAGGGCCTGTTGTTAGTGATGATAAGCTAACATTTACTGATGAAGAAAAGGTAATAAGGAAAGAAGCTGTTAACCGAACAAAGGAAATTATTGAGTTTGCATCACATTTTGGGAAACAGGTTTTTGTAGGAAAACTAAGAGGCAATATTAATAAAAATAATCCAGATCAATCATGGAAATGGATGTGTGAATCTTTAGAACAAATATGTGAACATGCTGAGAAATATCAAGTTAATGTTGCACTAGAGCCTCAAAATAGTGATGTTATAAACAATTTAAATAGAACACAAGAAGCTCTTAGATTTGTGAAAGATCTAAATCTACCAAACCTATCCCTTATGCTTGATGTTTATCATATGAACTTTGAAGATCAATCAATTAGTAATAACTTTTTTAATGCAAAAGATCACTTTATTCATATTCATATTGCAGATAGTAATCGCCAAGCACCTGGTAACGATAAAATGAATTTTAAAGAGATTATTAACACATTAAGAGCTATTAATTATTCAAATTATATAACTCTTGAAATTTCACAAGGAACAAGTAGTTATCGAGAAGCTAAAGCATCTATAGAGTATTTGAAAACAGTAGGAGTGTAG
- a CDS encoding Bug family tripartite tricarboxylate transporter substrate binding protein: protein MKRVKNGLQFLLVLGLILLLAACGEDSTSGEATGESSGGSEEFDISNYPSEQLDFLIAFGPGGGSDTFSRTIIDVLQKHELYPETIVPENMEGGSGAIGYTYFKNNAKGDPYYITTTSGNFITTPLVSETEYDHKTFTPVGLLASDDQVLLVNADSEYETLEDLIKASKEKKISLGGTGAYGPDRIVTSLLEESANTTFNYVPFEVAGELVTGVLSGSVDVMVSNPSEVLGQIESGDLRAIAYSAEKRNPKLPEVPTFIESGYDFSFSIPRAVYLPEDVPEEVRQWWVDTLKKVVETPEWKAYLDNNTMTDYTLFGDEFSTYMDETVATFERVLKESGAME, encoded by the coding sequence TTGAAAAGGGTAAAAAATGGTTTACAGTTCTTATTAGTTCTAGGGTTAATTCTTCTATTGGCAGCTTGTGGAGAAGATAGTACTTCAGGGGAGGCTACAGGTGAAAGTAGTGGAGGTTCAGAGGAATTTGATATTAGCAACTATCCTAGTGAACAATTAGATTTCCTTATTGCATTCGGTCCAGGAGGAGGCAGTGATACGTTCTCACGTACAATTATTGACGTATTACAAAAGCATGAGCTTTATCCTGAGACAATCGTTCCTGAAAACATGGAAGGTGGAAGTGGTGCAATAGGTTATACGTACTTTAAAAATAACGCAAAAGGTGATCCATACTATATCACAACAACAAGTGGGAACTTTATTACAACACCACTAGTATCGGAAACTGAGTATGATCATAAAACATTTACACCAGTTGGACTTTTAGCCTCTGATGATCAGGTACTGCTTGTAAATGCTGACTCAGAATATGAAACACTTGAAGATCTAATTAAAGCATCAAAAGAAAAAAAGATTAGTTTAGGTGGTACAGGGGCATATGGTCCGGATCGAATTGTTACATCTTTGCTAGAAGAATCTGCAAATACAACTTTTAACTATGTTCCGTTTGAAGTAGCAGGAGAGTTGGTAACAGGAGTGTTGTCTGGCAGTGTGGATGTTATGGTATCTAATCCTTCTGAAGTATTAGGTCAGATAGAATCTGGTGATTTGCGAGCAATTGCATATTCAGCTGAGAAGCGCAATCCTAAATTACCAGAAGTTCCAACCTTTATTGAATCAGGTTATGATTTCAGTTTTTCGATTCCAAGAGCTGTATACCTGCCAGAAGATGTACCAGAGGAGGTTCGTCAATGGTGGGTGGACACTTTAAAGAAAGTTGTAGAAACTCCCGAATGGAAAGCTTATTTAGATAATAATACGATGACAGATTATACATTATTCGGCGATGAATTTTCTACTTATATGGACGAAACTGTTGCAACTTTCGAGAGAGTACTTAAAGAATCTGGTGCAATGGAATAG
- a CDS encoding tripartite tricarboxylate transporter TctB family protein has translation MRFWLNIAFFVFSLMFTIYGLTTLKFMAAAGRPGSGFFPVVIGSFLILTTAVNVVKDLREMKKNGKIESSGINFGKEILWTIIVTIIFVFIFKFLGGLLSMILFMLGILFIYNRGKLLQNALYSVIFPVLMYMLFEWLNAGLPKGIIDIGI, from the coding sequence ATGAGATTTTGGTTAAATATAGCATTTTTTGTTTTTTCATTAATGTTTACTATCTATGGTTTAACTACTCTAAAATTTATGGCCGCAGCAGGAAGGCCTGGATCGGGATTTTTTCCAGTTGTAATAGGTAGTTTTTTAATCCTAACTACCGCTGTAAATGTTGTGAAAGATCTTAGAGAAATGAAGAAGAATGGGAAGATTGAATCAAGTGGAATTAATTTCGGTAAAGAAATTTTATGGACAATTATCGTGACAATTATCTTTGTATTCATTTTCAAATTCCTAGGTGGTCTACTGTCAATGATTTTGTTTATGCTTGGCATTTTGTTTATATACAATCGTGGAAAGCTATTACAAAATGCATTATACAGTGTGATATTTCCAGTCTTAATGTATATGTTATTCGAATGGCTTAATGCCGGATTACCTAAAGGGATTATCGATATAGGAATATAA
- a CDS encoding tripartite tricarboxylate transporter permease, whose product MTELFSNLATGLSVAFSPHNLLFLVIGVFVGMVVGIFPGFGPSAGIAILLPMTFGLEPTTAIIMLAGIYYGSMYGATITSILINTPGEAATVASTIDGYPLARNGRAGPALVMQAVASFVGGTIGVILICAFAPSLSNLASSFGPPEYFMIIALGLLLLTTMMGENKLNGLISALFGFAISTVGVDIITGAQRYTFGSPELIGGIDFVVIAIGLFGIGELLYCIHSGLHREEKKDRIKVTFGGKGFWPDAKDFIESKFTLIRGSILGFIGGVLPGSGATLGSIMAYSLEKKVSKTPEKFGKGHMPGLVAPEAGNNAASAGAMVPMLTLGIPGSGSTAVLLGAFLMWGLTPGPLFMEQNPEFSWGLITSMYLGNMMLLLVNIVAIPLFVKLLDIPYKLILPAIIILCIVGTFSLHGNIVEVWFLLIAGVIGFFMKLYGYSPAAVVLALVLAPLAEKTLRQSLLLSEGSLGFLVTRPITLGLLISFFIIVFASVFFSYRKGKNINNNNDITPR is encoded by the coding sequence ATGACTGAATTGTTTTCAAACCTAGCAACAGGACTATCAGTAGCCTTTTCGCCCCATAATTTATTGTTTTTAGTAATTGGTGTGTTCGTGGGTATGGTTGTAGGTATTTTTCCAGGGTTTGGTCCTTCTGCAGGTATTGCTATTTTATTACCGATGACGTTTGGTTTGGAACCAACAACAGCAATTATTATGCTTGCTGGTATCTATTATGGATCAATGTACGGAGCAACCATCACTTCCATTTTAATTAACACACCTGGTGAAGCGGCTACAGTAGCGTCTACCATTGATGGTTATCCTTTGGCTAGGAATGGAAGGGCGGGCCCAGCACTTGTTATGCAGGCAGTTGCATCATTTGTGGGAGGTACAATTGGAGTTATTTTAATATGCGCATTTGCTCCATCCTTATCAAATCTTGCATCGAGCTTTGGGCCGCCAGAGTATTTTATGATCATTGCATTAGGGTTGTTGTTGTTAACAACAATGATGGGTGAAAATAAATTGAATGGTCTTATTTCGGCCCTATTTGGATTTGCTATATCCACTGTCGGGGTAGATATCATTACAGGTGCACAGCGATATACCTTTGGCTCTCCAGAGTTAATAGGTGGCATTGATTTTGTTGTTATTGCAATAGGATTATTTGGTATCGGTGAATTATTATATTGTATTCATAGTGGTCTCCATCGGGAAGAGAAAAAAGATAGAATTAAGGTAACATTTGGAGGAAAGGGTTTTTGGCCAGATGCAAAGGATTTTATTGAAAGTAAATTTACATTAATTCGTGGATCGATCTTAGGTTTTATTGGAGGAGTGCTTCCTGGATCGGGTGCAACTCTAGGATCAATTATGGCATATTCTCTTGAGAAAAAGGTCTCGAAAACTCCAGAAAAATTCGGAAAAGGGCATATGCCAGGATTAGTTGCTCCAGAGGCGGGGAACAACGCTGCTTCAGCAGGGGCGATGGTTCCGATGTTAACACTTGGTATACCAGGTTCTGGTTCAACTGCTGTTTTATTAGGTGCCTTTCTTATGTGGGGACTTACACCAGGTCCATTATTTATGGAACAAAATCCAGAATTTTCATGGGGCTTAATAACAAGTATGTATTTAGGAAACATGATGTTGCTTTTAGTTAACATTGTGGCAATTCCATTATTTGTGAAACTTTTAGATATTCCATATAAATTAATCCTTCCAGCGATTATCATTCTTTGTATTGTTGGTACATTTAGTTTACATGGCAATATTGTTGAAGTATGGTTTTTATTAATTGCAGGTGTAATTGGATTCTTTATGAAACTGTATGGATACTCTCCAGCTGCAGTTGTGCTTGCACTAGTGCTCGCTCCTCTAGCTGAAAAGACTTTACGTCAATCTTTATTGTTATCTGAAGGAAGTCTAGGTTTTTTAGTTACACGTCCTATTACTCTAGGTTTATTAATTAGCTTTTTTATCATTGTATTTGCTTCCGTTTTCTTCTCTTAC